From Shewanella psychrophila, a single genomic window includes:
- a CDS encoding porin, with protein sequence MKKTLLATALSAVIFVPSVAAIEIYKDDKNAVEIGGFIDARVIDTQGATEVVNGASRINFGFTREMSDGWKAFTKLEWGVNPFGNSEIVYSSESNFESKSGDFLNNRLGYVGIGHDKYGTLSIGKQWGAWYDVVYNTNYGFVWDGNAAGVYTYNKADGAINGTGRGDKVVQYRNSFGDVSFALQAQLKHDVFYTCEATQGLSTDCEERWKANEESQEVHYDYTYGGSITYQATDKFTLTAGLNRGEFEVAFNTGEMITATDLIYGVGATWGGFDNEGFYAAANFNKNENHDTDNLGRLIKDSYGIESLFSYKFDNGLRPFISYNILDAGSDYVIQPNSADPKDVFKRQFVVAGLHYIWDVNTVIYVEARKDFSDFTSADKEQEVKMSISEDDGVAVGIRYTL encoded by the coding sequence ATGAAAAAAACTTTACTAGCAACGGCGTTATCTGCCGTCATATTTGTTCCGTCAGTAGCGGCAATCGAAATCTATAAAGATGACAAAAATGCAGTGGAGATTGGTGGATTCATTGATGCTCGTGTCATTGATACTCAAGGCGCTACGGAAGTTGTTAACGGGGCGTCACGGATTAACTTTGGCTTCACTCGTGAAATGAGTGATGGTTGGAAAGCATTCACTAAGCTGGAATGGGGCGTTAACCCATTTGGTAACAGTGAGATTGTTTATAGCAGTGAAAGTAACTTCGAGTCTAAGAGCGGAGACTTTTTAAATAACCGCCTTGGTTATGTCGGTATTGGCCATGATAAGTACGGTACCTTAAGCATAGGAAAACAGTGGGGCGCTTGGTACGACGTTGTGTATAACACTAACTATGGTTTTGTATGGGACGGTAACGCGGCGGGTGTCTATACCTATAATAAGGCCGATGGTGCGATCAATGGTACTGGTCGTGGTGATAAGGTGGTTCAATACCGTAACAGCTTCGGTGATGTGAGTTTCGCACTGCAAGCTCAGTTAAAACATGATGTCTTTTATACCTGTGAGGCAACACAAGGCCTTAGTACCGATTGTGAAGAACGTTGGAAGGCTAATGAAGAGTCACAAGAGGTTCATTACGATTACACTTACGGTGGCTCTATCACTTATCAGGCTACAGATAAATTCACGTTAACCGCAGGTCTTAACCGCGGTGAGTTTGAAGTGGCTTTTAATACAGGTGAAATGATCACTGCAACGGATCTTATTTATGGTGTCGGTGCCACCTGGGGAGGCTTCGATAATGAGGGCTTCTACGCTGCCGCTAACTTCAACAAAAATGAAAACCACGATACCGATAACCTAGGCCGTCTGATTAAGGACTCTTATGGTATCGAATCTTTGTTCTCATATAAGTTTGATAATGGTCTGCGTCCATTTATCTCCTATAACATCTTAGATGCGGGCAGCGATTACGTGATTCAGCCAAACAGTGCAGATCCTAAGGATGTATTTAAGCGTCAGTTCGTTGTTGCTGGCCTGCATTATATTTGGGATGTGAATACAGTAATCTATGTAGAAGCGCGTAAAGACTTTAGTGACTTTACCAGTGCAGACAAGGAACAAGAGGTGAAAATGTCTATCTCGGAAGATGATGGTGTAGCCGTAGGTATCAGATACACGCTCTAA
- a CDS encoding FMN-binding protein: protein MKLTYLRLLTFSLCYSLAFSQSTLARGVYQEPDEFISQAFNAPAPKSKVFWIDDEAQDVIEEILSHRFKKMRLRYWQQESETVWILEEVGKESPITVGIHIKDQAIAQTKVLVYRESRGDEVRHDFFTDQFKSAKLKDDLKLDQHIDGITGATLSVRALTKLSRIALWLDAHVTKS, encoded by the coding sequence ATGAAGTTGACCTATCTTCGCCTCTTAACTTTCTCATTATGTTACAGTTTAGCCTTCAGTCAATCTACGCTGGCACGCGGAGTTTATCAGGAGCCAGATGAGTTCATCAGCCAGGCATTCAATGCCCCAGCTCCCAAGTCAAAAGTCTTCTGGATCGACGATGAAGCTCAGGATGTTATCGAAGAAATCTTATCCCACAGATTCAAGAAAATGCGCTTAAGGTATTGGCAGCAAGAGTCTGAAACAGTTTGGATTTTAGAAGAGGTAGGCAAAGAGTCTCCCATCACCGTTGGTATTCATATTAAAGATCAGGCCATTGCCCAGACTAAAGTACTGGTTTACAGGGAGAGCCGCGGCGATGAAGTCAGGCATGATTTCTTTACTGATCAATTTAAATCGGCCAAACTAAAGGACGATCTAAAGTTAGATCAGCACATAGATGGCATCACAGGTGCGACTCTGTCGGTCAGAGCGTTAACAAAACTGTCTCGCATCGCATTATGGTTAGATGCCCACGTCACAAAAAGTTAA
- a CDS encoding PepSY-associated TM helix domain-containing protein produces the protein MTQKHHNYRNDHRSDSQKQKSHAQKLGKKLAKQLRPWHRRLGIFCALFIMLMAISGVVINHSNHLSIDSAPVQQAWLLDYYGITSPNKLDIYQTQPLSIASTDNLVWVQHNLAVEADSPIKGILTLDKMILAVDSNHLYMLSKEGELMEKQDASMGLPRGIQEIGYDGQVWLKAQGGYYMADDQLIEWTKAMPFVPIPWSQGLNTQTAQLESGRVSLLARSSNLTWERVILDIHSGRFFGSLGPWFMDLVALSLIIMAISGIYLWVQGRPKKKTRVSRY, from the coding sequence ATGACTCAAAAGCATCATAATTATCGAAATGATCATCGAAGCGATAGTCAGAAGCAGAAAAGCCACGCCCAAAAGCTAGGTAAAAAGTTAGCCAAACAACTTCGTCCCTGGCATAGACGACTAGGTATTTTCTGCGCTCTATTCATCATGCTGATGGCCATTTCTGGCGTTGTAATCAACCACAGTAACCATTTATCCATCGATTCAGCCCCTGTGCAACAAGCTTGGCTACTGGACTATTATGGTATCACCTCACCAAACAAGCTAGATATCTATCAGACACAACCCCTCAGTATTGCTAGCACTGACAACTTAGTCTGGGTGCAACATAATCTAGCCGTCGAAGCCGACTCGCCCATTAAAGGCATACTTACTTTAGACAAGATGATACTCGCCGTCGACTCAAACCATCTCTATATGCTTTCCAAAGAAGGCGAGCTTATGGAAAAACAAGATGCCTCCATGGGCTTACCCAGAGGCATACAAGAGATTGGCTACGACGGTCAAGTTTGGCTAAAAGCCCAAGGCGGCTATTATATGGCAGACGACCAACTTATCGAATGGACTAAAGCTATGCCATTTGTACCAATCCCTTGGTCACAGGGCTTAAATACGCAAACAGCTCAATTAGAATCAGGCAGAGTTTCATTACTGGCACGTTCAAGTAACCTCACCTGGGAACGTGTGATTTTAGATATTCATAGCGGACGATTCTTCGGCTCACTCGGCCCCTGGTTTATGGATCTAGTGGCATTGTCGTTAATCATCATGGCCATATCAGGGATTTATTTATGGGTACAAGGCCGCCCAAAAAAGAAGACTAGAGTTTCTAGGTACTAG
- a CDS encoding DUF4123 domain-containing protein → MLKQWIESQQQAVYLLVDLLSQPELLPLFCRLGGEDAQPLFQLAEFEEHINKGPWLLPLSTLLRDNPDILTEYPSLTGIWLSSAHSPEAISKHLQSLLLAIYEGEAVLFRYYDINVLAPFLSSLASVKQEEFLGPIHHLAMEHNQHWLNFSNNQIRAYDASRDVPWWYLSPEQLASQSHLPRHVYTIERQLWQQLHPLMCMQPMRKEIIESAIISAKQENMDEFDIPMWAAAHIGKSVNYSPEGIVMGMKLNHQESLTLARWMENV, encoded by the coding sequence GTGTTAAAACAGTGGATTGAAAGTCAGCAACAAGCGGTTTATCTTTTGGTGGATCTGTTATCACAACCAGAATTACTGCCGCTATTTTGTCGACTGGGTGGTGAGGACGCCCAGCCTTTGTTTCAACTGGCGGAGTTTGAAGAGCATATCAACAAAGGTCCCTGGTTATTACCCTTGTCGACATTGCTCAGAGACAACCCGGATATTCTGACCGAGTATCCTTCATTAACAGGTATTTGGTTAAGCAGTGCTCACAGCCCTGAGGCAATATCCAAACATTTACAAAGTTTATTGCTGGCTATTTATGAAGGCGAGGCGGTACTTTTTCGTTATTACGATATCAATGTATTGGCGCCTTTTCTCTCCTCTTTGGCATCTGTTAAACAAGAGGAATTTTTGGGTCCAATTCATCACCTTGCCATGGAACATAACCAGCATTGGCTGAACTTTAGCAATAATCAAATCAGGGCATATGATGCATCCCGCGATGTTCCTTGGTGGTATCTCAGCCCCGAACAGTTAGCTTCCCAAAGTCACTTACCTAGGCATGTTTATACCATCGAACGTCAATTATGGCAGCAGTTGCATCCGTTAATGTGCATGCAACCTATGAGAAAAGAGATCATTGAATCTGCAATCATCTCGGCGAAACAAGAGAACATGGATGAGTTCGATATCCCAATGTGGGCTGCAGCCCACATTGGGAAAAGTGTAAATTATTCACCCGAAGGGATAGTAATGGGCATGAAATTAAATCATCAAGAGAGTCTGACTCTAGCAAGATGGATGGAAAATGTATGA
- a CDS encoding porin: MMMKKTIIASALFGILASQTAFASDETAELRKIIEQQQKVLKDLEKRLDETEKRVEKTADVVEETASASKSATTIGGYGELHYNNITDNKSGKDKKAIDFHRFVLFVGHEFTENTRFFSELEVEHSISGDGQNGEVELEQAYIEHDFNQMLTGKAGLFLMPVGIINETHEPPAFYGVERNPVEKNILPATWWEAGAALNVKAAPGLAFDGAITSGLYVDETYSIRGGRQKVSKAKAEDLAYTARVKYTAVPGLELAATAQYQSDLTQSAGGVDTASATLLSAHVIYSIQGFTVKALYAQWDIDGKEAEALGRDEQNGWYIEPAYRFNETFGLFARYNEYDNNAGNSDDTKITQTNVGVNYWLHENVVFKADYEKVGGAKDADGFNLGVGYQF; encoded by the coding sequence GCTTAAAGATCTAGAAAAACGCCTCGATGAAACAGAGAAACGTGTCGAAAAGACAGCTGATGTAGTTGAAGAAACGGCTAGCGCTTCTAAGAGTGCAACGACTATCGGTGGTTATGGTGAACTTCACTACAACAACATCACAGATAACAAGTCTGGCAAAGATAAGAAAGCTATCGATTTTCACCGCTTCGTACTTTTCGTCGGTCATGAGTTCACAGAAAACACACGTTTTTTCTCTGAACTAGAAGTTGAACATTCAATCTCTGGTGACGGTCAAAATGGTGAAGTTGAGCTGGAGCAGGCTTATATCGAGCATGATTTCAACCAGATGTTAACTGGTAAAGCCGGTCTGTTCCTTATGCCTGTAGGCATCATTAACGAGACTCACGAGCCACCAGCATTCTACGGTGTTGAACGTAACCCAGTTGAGAAAAATATTCTTCCTGCAACTTGGTGGGAAGCCGGTGCAGCCCTTAATGTTAAAGCCGCTCCAGGCCTAGCATTCGACGGTGCTATCACTTCTGGTCTGTATGTTGATGAAACATATAGCATTCGTGGCGGACGTCAAAAAGTATCTAAGGCAAAAGCTGAAGACCTCGCTTACACGGCACGTGTAAAATACACGGCCGTTCCAGGTCTAGAGCTTGCCGCAACTGCACAGTATCAGTCAGATCTAACTCAGAGCGCAGGCGGTGTTGATACAGCTTCAGCAACTCTATTATCGGCTCACGTTATCTACAGCATTCAAGGTTTCACTGTTAAAGCCCTTTATGCTCAATGGGATATTGACGGTAAAGAAGCTGAAGCTCTGGGTCGTGATGAGCAAAATGGTTGGTACATTGAGCCTGCCTACCGCTTCAACGAAACCTTTGGCCTGTTTGCACGTTACAACGAGTATGACAACAATGCCGGTAATAGCGACGACACTAAGATCACTCAGACTAATGTCGGTGTGAACTACTGGTTACACGAAAACGTCGTGTTCAAGGCTGACTACGAGAAAGTAGGCGGCGCTAAAGATGCTGACGGATTCAACCTAGGTGTAGGTTACCAGTTCTAA
- a CDS encoding Hcp family type VI secretion system effector: MPTPCYISIKGQTQGHITAGAFTADSVGDIFVEGHEDEMLVQEFDHIVTVPTDPQSGQPSGQRIHKPFKFTVALNKAVPLMYNSLASGEKISEVELKWYRTSVEGKQEHFFSTKLEGATIIDIKCHMPHCQDSKKSDFTQLLTVSMAYRKIDWDHVTAGTSGADDWRKPIEA; encoded by the coding sequence ATGCCAACTCCATGTTATATCTCCATCAAGGGTCAGACCCAAGGACACATTACTGCAGGTGCGTTCACAGCCGATTCAGTCGGTGACATTTTCGTCGAAGGCCACGAAGATGAGATGCTGGTTCAGGAATTCGACCACATAGTCACTGTACCGACAGATCCGCAATCAGGCCAACCTTCGGGTCAGCGTATTCACAAACCGTTCAAGTTCACGGTAGCTCTGAATAAAGCGGTCCCCCTGATGTATAACTCTCTGGCTTCGGGTGAAAAAATCTCTGAAGTTGAGCTAAAATGGTACCGCACCTCAGTGGAAGGTAAGCAAGAGCACTTCTTCAGCACTAAGCTTGAAGGCGCCACCATCATAGATATCAAATGCCATATGCCCCACTGCCAAGACAGTAAAAAATCTGATTTTACTCAACTGCTGACTGTTTCGATGGCCTACCGCAAGATTGATTGGGACCACGTTACGGCCGGAACATCCGGTGCAGATGATTGGCGTAAGCCTATCGAGGCATAA
- a CDS encoding type VI secretion system Vgr family protein → MSPVENGLRYRFSAEGVNDDSFSVLAFDFIEGLSSPFEVKLTLLSRQDDLTPVSVIDQNGLLSWYQNGELQRQVHGIVSQFTKADTGHHHTQYHITLVPALSRLKLRQNSRIFQQKSVLQIIATVLTEMGIKDYAFSCEARFESEVREYCVQYRENDFDFISRLAAEVGLFYYFQHSEKAHTLVFSDNTDKQSKLDTPFPYNTTSGGASELPFVGSFSYRHQIRPASVTLKDNSFKKPQYSFLQTSTGKSLEYQRPDYEHFDYPGRYKDDETGIPITRVRQEYLRRDAQLATGRSNIMQTISGCKFDLMGHNDTALNCDWLIVTVQHRGEQGAAAEEANTQSVTTYNNEFSAIPGNAPWQATPKSKPLVTGPQSATVVGPKDEEIFCDEFGRVKVQFPWDRYGFADDNASCWVRVSQGWSGGQYGMVAIPRIGHEVIVSFLEGDPDQPIITGRAFHSINQVPYPLPANKTRTVLKTQTHKGEGSNELRFEDEADKQEIYLHAQKDMNALVENDQSQHIKHDSHQDIENERFTRIKNNDHLTVSADSLTVVKQDASVNVGGKQNSKVGKKSILEVGTEVHLKAGTKIVIEAGAELTLKASGSFLKIDPAGVHLVGAAINLNSGGGASSGSGYSGQLASLPGNVEAAVLPPPMGKVDLSALLVADTFSAPMVKVCPLLGADK, encoded by the coding sequence ATGTCACCAGTAGAAAATGGATTGCGTTATCGGTTCAGCGCCGAAGGTGTGAATGATGACAGTTTTAGTGTGTTGGCATTTGACTTTATTGAGGGCCTATCCTCACCATTCGAGGTCAAGTTAACGCTATTGAGTCGACAGGATGACCTCACCCCAGTGTCGGTTATCGATCAGAATGGTTTATTAAGCTGGTATCAAAATGGCGAGCTGCAACGTCAGGTTCACGGTATCGTCAGCCAGTTCACTAAAGCCGACACAGGCCATCATCATACCCAATATCACATTACTCTAGTGCCCGCCCTATCCAGATTAAAACTGCGACAAAACAGCCGTATATTCCAACAGAAAAGTGTGCTGCAAATCATTGCCACTGTGCTCACCGAAATGGGGATCAAGGATTACGCGTTCAGTTGTGAAGCCAGATTTGAGTCTGAAGTGCGAGAGTATTGCGTCCAATACCGAGAAAACGATTTCGACTTTATCTCACGTTTAGCTGCTGAAGTGGGCCTATTCTATTATTTTCAGCACAGTGAAAAAGCGCATACCTTAGTCTTCAGCGACAATACAGATAAACAGTCAAAATTAGATACACCATTTCCCTACAATACCACCAGTGGCGGTGCGTCAGAGCTCCCCTTTGTCGGCTCATTTAGCTATCGCCACCAAATAAGACCCGCAAGTGTTACGCTCAAAGACAACAGCTTCAAGAAACCTCAATACAGCTTTCTACAGACCAGCACAGGAAAATCACTGGAGTACCAGCGGCCCGATTATGAGCACTTCGATTATCCCGGTCGTTATAAGGACGATGAAACAGGTATCCCCATTACAAGAGTGCGCCAAGAATACCTGCGCCGTGATGCGCAGTTAGCTACAGGACGCAGTAACATAATGCAGACCATCAGTGGCTGCAAATTTGACTTAATGGGTCATAACGATACCGCACTCAATTGCGACTGGCTTATCGTCACGGTTCAACATAGGGGCGAGCAAGGTGCAGCGGCGGAAGAGGCAAACACCCAGAGCGTCACCACCTATAACAACGAATTTAGTGCCATTCCAGGCAACGCACCATGGCAAGCGACACCTAAGTCTAAACCTCTGGTCACAGGTCCCCAGAGTGCGACTGTGGTTGGCCCCAAAGATGAAGAAATCTTCTGTGATGAATTTGGTCGGGTAAAAGTGCAGTTTCCCTGGGACAGATACGGCTTTGCCGATGATAATGCCAGCTGTTGGGTACGTGTCAGCCAAGGATGGTCTGGTGGACAATATGGCATGGTAGCGATTCCCAGAATAGGTCATGAAGTCATCGTCAGCTTTTTAGAGGGCGACCCCGATCAGCCTATAATCACAGGCCGCGCCTTTCATAGTATCAATCAGGTGCCTTATCCGTTACCCGCGAATAAGACTCGAACCGTACTTAAGACCCAGACTCATAAGGGAGAGGGCAGTAACGAGTTGCGCTTTGAAGATGAAGCTGACAAGCAAGAGATATATCTCCATGCCCAGAAGGACATGAACGCCTTGGTTGAAAACGACCAAAGCCAACATATCAAACACGATAGCCACCAAGATATAGAGAACGAGCGTTTTACCCGTATCAAGAACAATGACCACCTAACCGTCTCGGCAGACAGTCTCACTGTCGTGAAACAAGATGCCAGTGTGAATGTTGGAGGCAAGCAAAATAGCAAAGTCGGTAAAAAATCGATATTGGAAGTCGGCACTGAAGTCCACCTGAAAGCCGGCACTAAAATCGTTATCGAAGCGGGTGCCGAGCTTACCCTCAAAGCGAGTGGCAGCTTCCTTAAAATCGACCCTGCCGGTGTCCACTTGGTCGGCGCAGCCATTAATCTCAATTCAGGTGGCGGCGCAAGTTCAGGGAGTGGTTATAGCGGCCAGTTGGCTTCCCTGCCTGGTAATGTCGAAGCGGCTGTACTGCCACCTCCCATGGGGAAGGTTGATTTAAGCGCATTACTTGTTGCCGATACTTTTTCTGCTCCCATGGTAAAAGTGTGTCCTCTATTGGGGGCTGACAAATAG